From the genome of Desmodus rotundus isolate HL8 chromosome 2, HLdesRot8A.1, whole genome shotgun sequence, one region includes:
- the GPR17 gene encoding uracil nucleotide/cysteinyl leukotriene receptor: protein MNDLEAVSPGLMANSSLGTADQCGQETWLQNVFFASFYLLSFLLAFVGNALALWLFIQDHRSGTPANVFLMHLAMADLSCVLVLPMRFVYHFSGNHWPFGEIPCRLTGFLFYLNMYASIYFLTCISADRFLAIVHPVKSLKLRRPLYAHLACAFLWVVVAIAMAPLLVSPQTVQTNHTVICLQLYRERASHHALMSLAVAFTFPFVTTVTCYLLIIRSLQQGLRVEKRLRNKAVRMIAMVLTIFLVCFVPYHIHRFVYVLHFHSSGASCTAQHALALGNRITSCLTSLNGALDPIIYFFVAEKFRNTLCNLFSGKRLSGPPPSFEGKTNESSLSARSEL, encoded by the coding sequence ATGAATGACCTTGAGGCAGTCTCCCCAGGTCTGATGGCCAACTCTTCCCTGGGCACTGCAGACCAGTGTGGCCAGGAGACGTGGCTGCAAAATGTCTTCTTTGCCTCTTTCTACCTCCTGAGTTTTCTCCTGGCTTTTGTCGGCAATGCCCTGGCCCTGTGGCTTTTCATCCAGGACCACCGATCAGGCACCCCTGCCAATGTATTCCTGATGCACCTGGCTATGGCAGACCTGTCCTGTGTGCTGGTCCTGCCCATGCGCTTTGTCTACCACTTCTCGGGGAACCACTGGCCATTTGGGGAAATTCCATGCCGCCTTACTGGCTTCCTCTTCTACCTCAACATGTATGCCAGCATCTACTTCCTCACCTGCATCAGTGCTGACCGCTTCCTGGCCATTGTGCACCCTGTCAAGTCCCTCAAACTCCGTAGGCCTCTCTATGCACACCTGGCCTGTGCCTTCCTCTGGGTGGTGGTGGCCATAGCCATGGCCCCACTGTTGGTGAGCCCACAAACCGTGCAGACCAACCACACAGTCATCTGCCTGCAGCTGTACCGGGAGAGGGCCTCACACCATGCACTCATGTCCTTAGCTGTGGCTTTCACCTTCCCATTTGTCACCACTGTTACCTGCTACCTGCTGATCATCCGCAGCCTGCAGCAGGGTCTCCGTGTAGAGAAGCGCCTCAGGAACAAAGCAGTCCGCATGATTGCCATGGTGCTGACCATCTTCCTGGTCTGCTTCGTGCCTTACCACATCCATCGCTTTGTCTATGTGCTGCACTTCCACAGCAGTGGTGCCTCATGCACTGCCCAGcatgccctggccctggggaacCGGATCACTTCCTGCCTGACCAGCCTCAATGGGGCACTCGATCCCATCATATACTTTTTTGTGGCGGAGAAGTTTCGAAACACCCTGTGCAACCTGTTCAGTGGCAAAAGGCTCTCAGGCCCGCCTCCCAGCTTTGAAGGGAAAACCAATGAGAGCTCCCTGAGCGCCAGGTCAGAGCTGTGA
- the LIMS2 gene encoding LOW QUALITY PROTEIN: LIM and senescent cell antigen-like-containing domain protein 2 (The sequence of the model RefSeq protein was modified relative to this genomic sequence to represent the inferred CDS: substituted 2 bases at 2 genomic stop codons) → MSNTLANVVCQRCQACFTPAERIVNSNGDLYHEHCFVYAQWFWPFPEGLFYEFEGWKYCEHDFQMLFAPCCRSCGEFIIGHVIKAMNSNWHPGCFCCELCDVELADLGFVKNAGRHLCWPCHNLEKAKGLGKYICWRCYLVIKEPPLMFRNAWYHPDHFSCTHCRKELTAEAXELKGELYCLPXHNKMGVPICGAYCQPIEGRVANALGKQWHVEVRLAQTGALCAKCEKPFLGHWHYKKKGLAYCETHHNQLAGDICYSCHHVIKVVSALNKAWCVNCFSCSTCNNKLTLKNKFMEFDMKPMCKRCYKNFPLELKKRLKKLVELAAPKAYPKSVGLSST, encoded by the exons ATGTCCAATACCTTAGCCAATGTGGTATGCCAGCGCTGCCAGGCATGCTTCACTCCTGCCGAGAGGATTGTCAACAGTAATGGAGATCTGTACCACGAGCACTGCTTTGTGTATGCCCAGTGGTTCTGGCCCTTCCCCGAGGGGCTCTTCTACGAA TTTGAAGGCTGGAAGTACTGTGAACATGACTTCCAAATGCTGTTTGCTCCATGCTGCAGATCGTGTG GTGAATTCATCATTGGCCATGTCATCAAGGCCATGAACAGCAACTGGCACCCGGGGTGCTTCTGCTGTGAGCTGTGTGATGTGGAACTGGCTGACCTGGGCTTTGTGAAGAACGCAGGCAG GCACCTGTGTTGGCCTTGCCACAACCTTGAGAAGGCCAAGGGCCTGGGCAAGTACATCTGTTGGCGGTGCTACCTGGTCATTAAGGAGCCACCCCTCATGTTCAGGAATGCCTGGTACCACCCGGACCACTTCAGCTGCACCCATTGCAG GAAGGAGCTGACTGCTGAAGCCTGAGAGCTGAAGGGGGAACTCTACTGCCTGCCATGACACAACAAGATGGGTGTCCCCATCTGTGGTGCCTACTGTCAGCCCATTGAGGGTCGTGTGGCCAATGCATTAGGCAAGCAGTGGCACGTGGAGGTAAGGCTGGCCCAGACTGGAG CACTTTGTGCCAAGTGTGAAAAGCCATTCCTAGGGCATTGGCACTATAAGAAGAAGGGCCTGGCCTACTGTGAGACCCACCACAACCAG CTCGCTGGGGACATCTGCTACAGCTGCCACCATGTGATCAAGG TGGTTTCAGCCCTCAACAAGGCCTGGTGTGTGAACTGCTTCTCTTGCTCCACCTGCAACAATAAGCTCACCCTGAA GAACAAATTTATGGAGTTTGACATGAAGCCCATGTGTAAGAGATGCTACAAGAACTTCCCATTGGAGCTGAAGAAGAGGCTGAAGAAGCTGGTGGAGCTGGCTGCCCCCAAGGCCTATCCCAAGTCTGTGGGCCTCTCCTCTACCTGA